One part of the Nostoc sp. PCC 7120 = FACHB-418 genome encodes these proteins:
- the hmpF gene encoding pilus motility taxis protein HmpF — MLYLAEVQKQKGGLLSGSSKTELKLLACQRTDQNWSTVSEEVIAAEEASKLNDGALVLVELTPNRQVQRIQEAGRPLVNILQNFSRQLEKYKLKEDEIDQWKESLTFQAQELNRREMDMEARLEQLHEMEEEFQRLEAHKQEVDTSREKIEQLQSEVERNRQELEGAWEHLRGEQRRLEERLQEGNVLDATQSQAMSELLDRLSSRIAPTETVREHLRVAVELIEKQQATLNPHWQNLEEQKTLVNQKQEEADKLAQTYSDRQNSFKQAQDSLQQQTAQLKVNTTSLAVKEEYIRFVREQLQSQDTLYQQINFLAATSGNAVPSQKLDVQALENMPLDELQKIVQDLIDKLGIDSSFVHDQEQELTYKQQTIEELQQKINQASGQDLVNLQLELSDERDLYQMLNQTLVGQRRNLLARQKLIQQHQNVLLRRQGQPVTTTEEDNSVDFSPILQQIDTQRQKQSQELQHLEREIEQMRSAIELDQGMIDNQAHDLQEKEQELKNIESDLLSLKTATAECWGRINLYQEALQPIQDCVDELRQKLQGIGESLAQIQETGDYQLQTIAEIRQTINSFISQPELLAS, encoded by the coding sequence GTGCTGTATTTAGCAGAAGTACAAAAGCAGAAAGGTGGCTTACTAAGTGGTAGTTCCAAAACCGAATTAAAACTGCTAGCTTGTCAGCGAACCGACCAGAATTGGAGTACTGTGTCGGAAGAGGTAATTGCAGCAGAGGAAGCCAGCAAGTTAAATGATGGCGCACTGGTTTTGGTAGAACTCACACCAAACCGCCAAGTGCAAAGGATTCAGGAGGCTGGTAGGCCGCTCGTTAATATTTTGCAGAATTTTTCCCGACAGTTGGAAAAATATAAGCTGAAGGAAGACGAAATCGACCAGTGGAAGGAGTCGCTGACATTTCAGGCGCAGGAGTTAAATCGCCGAGAAATGGATATGGAAGCGCGACTGGAACAGTTACACGAAATGGAAGAAGAGTTCCAACGTCTGGAAGCGCATAAACAGGAAGTAGACACATCCCGTGAAAAAATTGAGCAGTTACAATCTGAAGTTGAACGCAATCGCCAAGAATTAGAAGGTGCTTGGGAGCATTTACGGGGTGAGCAGCGCCGTTTAGAGGAACGCTTGCAAGAGGGGAATGTTTTGGATGCGACTCAAAGTCAGGCGATGAGTGAATTACTCGATCGCTTATCTAGTCGCATTGCTCCCACAGAAACCGTTAGGGAACACCTGCGTGTGGCTGTGGAATTAATCGAAAAACAGCAAGCTACTCTGAATCCTCACTGGCAAAATCTTGAAGAACAAAAAACGTTAGTTAATCAAAAGCAAGAAGAAGCTGATAAATTGGCGCAAACATATAGCGATCGCCAAAACTCATTCAAACAAGCACAGGATTCTTTACAACAGCAAACTGCTCAATTAAAAGTTAATACGACCTCACTTGCAGTCAAAGAAGAATATATTCGCTTTGTGAGAGAGCAGTTGCAATCTCAAGATACTTTATATCAACAGATTAATTTTTTGGCTGCTACTTCTGGTAATGCGGTTCCCAGCCAGAAATTAGATGTGCAGGCTCTGGAGAATATGCCTTTAGATGAACTACAAAAGATAGTTCAGGATTTAATAGATAAATTGGGAATAGATTCTAGTTTTGTTCACGACCAAGAACAAGAACTGACATATAAACAACAAACCATAGAAGAACTGCAACAAAAAATTAACCAAGCATCTGGTCAAGATTTAGTTAATTTGCAACTGGAATTGTCAGATGAACGAGACTTGTATCAGATGCTTAATCAAACTTTGGTTGGACAAAGACGCAATTTGTTAGCCAGGCAAAAGTTGATTCAGCAACACCAAAACGTACTACTCCGGCGACAAGGACAACCTGTTACCACCACAGAAGAAGATAACAGCGTCGATTTTTCCCCAATTCTGCAACAAATCGACACCCAAAGGCAAAAACAATCCCAAGAATTACAGCACCTGGAACGAGAAATTGAACAAATGCGTTCTGCTATTGAGCTAGACCAAGGGATGATTGACAATCAAGCTCATGACCTCCAAGAAAAGGAGCAGGAACTGAAAAATATAGAGTCAGATTTACTGTCATTAAAAACAGCAACTGCTGAATGCTGGGGTCGAATAAATCTCTATCAAGAAGCTCTACAACCCATTCAGGATTGTGTAGATGAGTTAAGGCAAAAGCTGCAAGGAATTGGAGAATCTTTGGCTCAAATCCAAGAAACAGGTGATTATCAACTCCAAACTATTGCCGAGATTCGTCAGACTATCAATAGTTTTATATCTCAGCCTGAGTTGTTGGCATCTTAA
- the tilS gene encoding tRNA lysidine(34) synthetase TilS codes for MVWTQLHAEIHRTIRSRHLFEGNKRLLVAVSGGQDSLCLIKLLLDLQPKWGWELGIAHCDHRWRADSQANADHVKNLAENWGVSFYLETATKPVNSEATAREWRYQALSAIAQAHNYQYIVTGHTASDRAETLLYNLMRGTGADGLQALTWQRPLTENILLVRPLLEITRKQTEQFCQEFQLPIWEDSTNQDLKYARNRIRQELIPYLQANFNPQAELAIAQTAELLQADVEYLERTAQQLKEEAMEWEVGEEFLSSSSPSSLLLRLNRQVLQKAPLALQRRVMRQILQEILADAPNFEHIEKLTALITAPNRSQTDPFPGGAIAQVQGNWIILRNGERRSN; via the coding sequence ATGGTATGGACTCAGCTTCATGCAGAAATACATCGTACTATCCGATCGCGCCATTTATTTGAGGGCAATAAAAGGCTACTAGTCGCAGTCTCTGGTGGACAAGATTCTCTGTGTTTAATTAAATTATTGTTAGATTTACAACCGAAATGGGGATGGGAATTAGGTATTGCCCATTGTGATCATCGCTGGCGTGCTGACTCCCAAGCTAATGCTGATCATGTCAAAAATTTAGCTGAAAATTGGGGTGTGTCTTTTTACTTAGAAACAGCAACTAAACCTGTAAATAGTGAAGCTACGGCGCGTGAGTGGCGATATCAGGCTTTAAGTGCGATCGCTCAAGCACACAATTACCAATATATAGTCACAGGTCACACAGCCAGCGATCGCGCTGAAACTTTACTTTACAATTTAATGCGTGGTACTGGTGCAGATGGCTTACAAGCTTTGACTTGGCAGCGTCCACTCACTGAAAATATTTTGTTAGTACGTCCATTATTGGAAATTACTCGCAAACAAACAGAACAATTTTGTCAAGAGTTTCAGCTACCAATCTGGGAAGATTCCACCAATCAAGACTTAAAATATGCTCGTAATCGCATCCGTCAAGAATTAATTCCCTACTTACAAGCCAATTTTAATCCCCAAGCCGAATTAGCCATAGCCCAAACCGCCGAACTCCTACAAGCAGATGTTGAGTATCTAGAACGCACCGCCCAGCAGTTGAAGGAAGAGGCGATGGAATGGGAAGTAGGGGAAGAATTTTTATCTTCCTCATCTCCTTCATCCCTTCTATTACGGCTTAACCGTCAGGTATTGCAGAAAGCACCCTTAGCGCTGCAACGCCGAGTGATGCGGCAGATATTACAAGAAATACTTGCTGATGCGCCTAATTTTGAGCATATCGAGAAATTAACAGCCTTAATCACAGCACCCAACCGTTCGCAAACAGATCCTTTCCCTGGTGGTGCGATCGCTCAAGTCCAAGGCAATTGGATAATATTAAGGAACGGGGAAAGGCGCAGCAATTAA
- a CDS encoding SinI family restriction endonuclease: MMSKFIQNAAEIAKKAMDSVDPSLSEKFTIVIRFLTDNPDAASALKGKERSIVGTEEYIIASATNFKKGRDPRTPLPPSTIPDEMVSVILNKYFEVPSEELEKAEEWHRLSMGAENIVGDLLERYIAEVIEPHGWIWCSGSMVRAVDFIYCDSENVWQSLQVKNRDNTENSSSAAIRHGTPIKKWFRTFSKKRGDNWDKFPSLEGKENLSEKGFKLYVEKYLSALRAIKA, encoded by the coding sequence ATGATGTCGAAATTTATACAAAATGCAGCAGAGATTGCAAAAAAGGCGATGGATAGTGTTGATCCATCACTTAGTGAGAAATTTACAATTGTTATACGATTCCTTACCGATAACCCTGATGCGGCCTCGGCGCTAAAAGGTAAAGAGCGGTCAATCGTAGGGACGGAAGAATATATTATCGCCAGTGCAACAAATTTCAAAAAAGGTCGTGACCCAAGAACACCTTTGCCACCTAGTACAATCCCGGATGAAATGGTAAGCGTCATCCTGAACAAGTATTTTGAAGTTCCCTCTGAGGAACTGGAAAAAGCCGAAGAATGGCACCGCCTATCGATGGGGGCTGAGAATATTGTGGGGGATTTGTTAGAAAGGTATATTGCAGAAGTCATCGAGCCGCATGGATGGATCTGGTGTTCAGGTTCTATGGTGAGAGCAGTTGATTTTATATATTGTGATAGCGAAAATGTCTGGCAATCACTGCAAGTAAAAAACAGGGATAATACTGAAAATTCTTCTTCGGCCGCTATACGTCATGGCACCCCAATTAAAAAATGGTTCCGAACTTTTTCTAAAAAAAGGGGAGATAATTGGGATAAATTCCCTTCATTGGAAGGGAAAGAGAATCTTTCAGAAAAAGGCTTCAAATTGTATGTGGAAAAATACCTTTCTGCCTTAAGAGCTATCAAAGCCTAA
- a CDS encoding DNA cytosine methyltransferase, with protein sequence MTSIPYLSTKEAALKIGISEQRVRTLLRSGDIKGQQVGKVWVLEPEAVENYLNRTKENYPVDRTTQENHHQAVKAISFFSGAMGLDLGFEKAGIEILLACEVDKYCRQTIVANKPDIALLGDIAAYSAQDILDHANLAKEDVDIMLGGPPCQAFSTAGARRGFKDERGNIFLKYIELILQIRPKYAVIENVRGLLSAPLLHRPHLERGKDNAPLSREEMPGGALKYIVDELRKGGYSISFNLYNTANYGVPQIRERVVMICHRGKDKVPYLCPTHSEMGDFGLDKWRTLRESITNLDQSDAEYIEFPEGRLKYYRMLKEGQYWKHLPDELQKEALGKSYYSGGGKTGFLRRLSWDRPSCTLVTSPAMPATDICHPEYLRPLSIQEYKRIQQFPDSWVVCGSLMDQYRQIGNAVPVGFGEAIGKAILAHMSGKIEHPPLNFPFSRYKGNDDVSWEAKITKSLEEEKPVQGSPFTVCAL encoded by the coding sequence ATGACATCTATTCCCTATTTGTCCACAAAAGAAGCAGCTTTAAAAATAGGTATTTCTGAGCAAAGAGTTCGTACTCTATTGCGTAGTGGTGATATCAAGGGACAGCAAGTAGGGAAAGTATGGGTTTTGGAGCCAGAGGCAGTTGAAAATTACCTCAACCGAACCAAAGAGAATTATCCTGTAGACAGGACAACCCAGGAAAATCATCACCAAGCAGTCAAAGCCATCTCTTTTTTCTCAGGAGCTATGGGGCTTGATCTTGGTTTCGAGAAAGCAGGTATCGAAATCCTCCTTGCGTGTGAGGTGGATAAGTATTGTCGACAGACAATAGTTGCAAACAAGCCAGATATTGCACTTTTGGGGGATATAGCGGCTTACAGCGCTCAGGACATCTTAGACCATGCCAATCTAGCCAAAGAAGATGTAGACATTATGTTAGGTGGACCTCCCTGCCAAGCTTTTTCTACAGCAGGGGCAAGGCGTGGTTTCAAAGACGAGAGGGGCAATATATTCCTGAAATACATTGAACTTATTTTACAAATACGCCCAAAATATGCTGTCATCGAGAATGTAAGAGGACTCCTTTCCGCTCCGTTGCTACACCGCCCGCACTTAGAAAGGGGTAAAGATAATGCCCCTTTATCGAGGGAAGAAATGCCAGGTGGTGCCTTGAAATATATTGTGGATGAACTTCGTAAAGGCGGATACAGTATCAGTTTCAACTTATATAACACGGCAAATTATGGCGTTCCCCAAATTAGGGAAAGAGTAGTCATGATCTGCCATCGTGGAAAGGACAAGGTTCCTTATCTATGCCCCACACATTCAGAAATGGGTGATTTTGGCCTTGATAAATGGAGAACCCTACGTGAGTCTATTACAAACCTGGATCAAAGTGACGCGGAGTATATTGAGTTCCCCGAAGGAAGGTTAAAGTATTACAGAATGTTAAAAGAAGGGCAGTATTGGAAACATCTCCCTGATGAATTGCAAAAGGAAGCATTAGGGAAATCCTATTATTCAGGGGGAGGAAAAACTGGTTTCCTTAGGCGTTTGTCTTGGGATAGGCCAAGCTGCACCCTAGTGACATCCCCTGCCATGCCAGCGACTGATATCTGTCACCCGGAATATCTTCGCCCATTAAGTATTCAGGAATATAAACGCATCCAGCAGTTTCCAGATAGTTGGGTCGTATGTGGTTCCCTCATGGATCAATATCGGCAGATAGGGAATGCTGTGCCTGTTGGTTTTGGAGAAGCAATTGGCAAAGCAATTCTTGCACACATGAGTGGCAAGATAGAACACCCGCCTTTGAACTTCCCATTTTCCCGCTACAAAGGTAACGATGATGTGTCATGGGAGGCTAAAATTACAAAATCCCTAGAAGAGGAAAAACCAGTCCAGGGTTCACCTTTTACGGTATGTGCTTTATAA
- a CDS encoding KGK domain-containing protein, with product MGDGFERLNHDEVVSIEPDTFNKLDIAKTFKVRDLITAIKEYIGADGTPEANLYTLGINCEVLKFTAQGWKKGKVRLALEFSPDEPESPLEEISEKLAHFDIL from the coding sequence ATGGGAGATGGATTTGAAAGACTAAACCATGATGAAGTAGTATCTATAGAACCAGATACATTTAATAAGTTAGATATTGCTAAAACTTTTAAAGTTCGTGATTTAATTACAGCGATTAAAGAATATATTGGAGCAGACGGCACACCTGAAGCAAATTTATATACTTTAGGTATAAATTGTGAAGTATTAAAATTTACGGCTCAAGGATGGAAAAAAGGCAAAGTGAGACTGGCTTTAGAATTTTCTCCTGATGAACCCGAATCACCATTAGAAGAAATTAGCGAAAAATTAGCACACTTTGATATTTTATGA
- the ccsB gene encoding c-type cytochrome biogenesis protein CcsB yields the protein MNLVSLQNWLDNASFAVLFLTMLLYWIGAAFPGLPAINALGTAGMAIANLSIATLLGARWIEAGYFPLSNLYESLFFLSWGITTVHLIAENSSRSRLVGVFTTPVAMGIVAFATLTLPSDMQVSEPLVPALKSNWLMMHVSVMMLSYSALMVGSLLAIAFLVITRGNNIQLQGSSVGNGGYRTNGYRLMKAGELVSQPATPPVENNGFTRLESQNNGNSNTAVLNLATTPQTPTLTSTETLSPQRLSLAETLDNISYRIIGLGFPLLTIGIIAGAVWANEAWGSYWSWDPKETWALITWLVFAAYLHARITRGWQGRRPAILAASGFVVVWICYLGVNLLGKGLHSYGWFF from the coding sequence ATGAATCTGGTTTCACTCCAGAACTGGTTAGATAACGCGTCCTTTGCCGTCTTATTCCTTACAATGCTGCTTTATTGGATAGGTGCAGCGTTTCCCGGTTTACCAGCGATTAATGCTTTAGGAACAGCTGGGATGGCGATCGCTAATTTGTCCATAGCAACCCTGCTGGGCGCACGCTGGATCGAAGCTGGTTATTTCCCTTTAAGTAATTTGTATGAGTCGCTGTTCTTCCTGTCTTGGGGAATTACAACCGTTCATCTGATTGCTGAAAATTCTAGCCGCAGTCGTTTAGTCGGTGTGTTTACTACCCCTGTGGCTATGGGAATTGTGGCTTTTGCTACCTTAACATTGCCATCAGATATGCAGGTATCAGAACCCTTAGTACCAGCATTAAAGTCAAACTGGCTGATGATGCACGTCAGCGTCATGATGTTGAGTTATTCGGCCTTGATGGTAGGTTCATTATTGGCGATCGCTTTCTTGGTGATCACTCGTGGTAACAATATACAGTTACAAGGCAGTTCTGTAGGTAATGGTGGCTATCGTACCAACGGCTATCGCTTGATGAAAGCTGGTGAACTAGTTTCTCAACCAGCAACACCACCAGTAGAAAATAATGGTTTTACTCGTTTGGAAAGCCAAAATAATGGCAACAGTAACACAGCCGTATTAAACTTAGCTACCACCCCTCAAACCCCAACCTTAACATCAACAGAAACCCTCTCACCCCAACGCCTCAGCCTAGCCGAAACCCTGGATAACATCAGCTATCGTATCATCGGTTTAGGATTTCCTCTATTGACAATTGGGATTATTGCCGGTGCAGTTTGGGCAAACGAAGCATGGGGTTCCTATTGGAGTTGGGACCCTAAAGAAACTTGGGCGCTGATTACTTGGTTAGTATTCGCCGCCTACCTCCACGCCAGAATTACCCGTGGTTGGCAAGGTCGTCGCCCAGCAATTTTAGCTGCTAGTGGCTTTGTTGTTGTCTGGATTTGTTACCTTGGTGTCAATCTTTTGGGCAAAGGTTTACATTCCTACGGGTGGTTTTTTTAA
- a CDS encoding DUF3352 domain-containing protein has protein sequence MKKTKKPSLVLTLSAAGLLVGGGAAGYWLFSQRESFSRNLLVGANIIPQDALFAVSLSTDPKQWQKLQKFGTKESQAIVNQNLLQLRDRFLTNQGYNFEQDIQPWVGDEVTLAILAPEVNKSAIKPVSTNTDVTSSQQSMVMVLPVRNPQKAKSIFAQPKNPNQAKWKDSTYQGITIKQSEGKTGENFSAALIDERFLVITDNIKVTEKAIDAYRNKTTLATTGGFAENFPKVASYQPLAQFYVNVPNVARIAAIAPNRRLPAQVLAQLQNNQGLAGTVTLEPEGIRIKGVSWLNPRSQRVLAVTNKAGNMQNRVPAETIMMLSGGDLQRLWSDYVLTSQGNPLAPVTPEQLRSGVKSLTNLDLERDLLKWMRGEFAVSLIQGTSKPGSQEDFRAALVLMIQANDTSDGQSRRKLAEKSIKQLDEVMKNQYQFQIQPATVAGKPVINWISPYGTLTATHGWLDGDVFFLSIGAPITDKIVPKPNNTLANSLAFQQTVPVEPNPTNGQFYLDVEQTAKNFPLPRLIPKQQTLLAATRSIGVTTAVSDNRSTRYDIFLTLKKTDNSTAIPLRGY, from the coding sequence ATGAAGAAAACAAAGAAACCATCTTTAGTGCTGACACTTTCCGCAGCCGGGTTATTAGTTGGTGGTGGTGCAGCAGGATACTGGTTATTTAGCCAGAGAGAATCATTTTCGAGAAATTTGTTAGTAGGGGCAAATATTATCCCGCAAGATGCCTTATTTGCGGTTTCTCTGAGTACAGATCCTAAACAATGGCAGAAATTGCAGAAATTTGGCACGAAGGAAAGTCAAGCAATAGTCAATCAAAATTTATTACAATTACGCGATCGCTTTCTGACGAATCAAGGTTACAACTTCGAGCAAGATATTCAACCTTGGGTAGGGGATGAAGTGACCTTAGCAATTTTAGCTCCTGAGGTAAATAAATCAGCAATTAAACCAGTATCGACCAATACAGATGTAACAAGTAGCCAACAGTCGATGGTTATGGTTTTACCAGTAAGAAACCCACAAAAAGCCAAAAGTATTTTCGCTCAACCAAAAAACCCAAATCAAGCCAAGTGGAAAGATAGCACCTATCAGGGGATTACTATCAAACAAAGTGAGGGAAAAACGGGGGAAAACTTCTCCGCAGCTTTAATAGATGAGCGTTTTCTTGTCATTACCGACAATATTAAAGTCACAGAAAAAGCAATTGACGCTTATAGAAATAAGACAACCTTAGCAACAACAGGCGGTTTTGCAGAAAACTTCCCGAAGGTAGCTAGTTATCAGCCTTTGGCTCAGTTTTATGTGAATGTCCCCAACGTTGCAAGAATAGCCGCTATTGCTCCCAATCGTCGCTTACCAGCACAAGTTTTAGCGCAACTGCAAAACAACCAAGGTTTAGCCGGGACTGTAACTCTAGAGCCAGAAGGGATACGCATCAAAGGAGTTTCATGGCTCAATCCTCGTAGTCAGCGTGTATTGGCAGTAACAAACAAAGCTGGCAATATGCAAAATCGTGTACCAGCAGAAACTATTATGATGCTGTCTGGAGGAGATTTACAACGCCTATGGAGTGACTACGTTTTAACATCTCAAGGTAATCCTCTAGCGCCAGTGACACCAGAACAACTGCGGAGTGGAGTTAAATCACTCACAAATCTTGACTTAGAAAGAGATTTACTCAAGTGGATGAGAGGAGAGTTTGCTGTATCTTTAATTCAAGGTACTTCCAAGCCGGGTTCGCAGGAAGATTTTCGAGCGGCTTTGGTGTTAATGATCCAAGCAAATGATACCTCCGATGGTCAAAGCCGACGCAAACTAGCTGAAAAATCCATTAAACAGCTAGACGAGGTGATGAAAAATCAATACCAATTCCAAATTCAACCCGCAACCGTAGCAGGTAAACCCGTTATTAATTGGATTAGCCCCTATGGAACTCTCACGGCTACCCACGGTTGGTTGGATGGAGACGTTTTCTTTCTATCAATAGGCGCTCCCATTACCGATAAAATTGTTCCCAAACCCAATAACACCCTTGCCAACAGTTTGGCATTTCAACAAACAGTACCAGTAGAACCTAATCCTACAAACGGTCAGTTTTACTTGGATGTGGAACAGACAGCAAAAAACTTTCCCCTGCCAAGACTGATACCTAAGCAACAAACATTGTTAGCTGCAACCCGTTCCATCGGTGTGACAACTGCTGTTAGTGATAATCGCAGCACCCGCTACGACATTTTTCTCACACTCAAAAAAACTGATAACTCTACTGCTATACCTTTGCGGGGTTACTAG
- a CDS encoding chorismate lyase yields the protein MTATFTPSNNSTLPAGWHRLTPIWQGGEEVIKHSLPHTQLAPAWQLLLLGDGSPTRHLELLTGEPTEVDVIDMSLIGLDLDSAPDLIQSVPAPRLRRQVWLRTASGQRLAYATSWWEASHVDEYLQNRSLPIWASLARLRTELYRDVRGIYYGNSEALQLGFGVDGPFWGRHYLFWHHGQPLTLIYEVFSPYLTKYLGPMQLSSRNGKI from the coding sequence TTGACTGCCACTTTTACTCCAAGCAACAACTCAACACTGCCAGCCGGATGGCATCGCCTCACTCCTATTTGGCAAGGTGGGGAAGAAGTAATTAAACATAGTTTGCCTCACACTCAGCTGGCTCCAGCGTGGCAACTACTACTCTTAGGTGATGGCTCACCCACAAGGCATTTAGAATTACTTACTGGTGAGCCAACAGAAGTCGATGTCATTGATATGTCATTGATTGGTTTGGATTTAGATAGTGCGCCGGATTTAATCCAATCTGTTCCAGCGCCAAGACTGCGGCGACAGGTATGGCTACGTACAGCCTCTGGCCAACGACTCGCCTATGCAACCTCATGGTGGGAAGCCAGCCATGTAGACGAGTATTTGCAAAACCGTTCATTACCAATTTGGGCAAGTCTAGCTCGTCTTCGCACGGAGTTGTATCGGGATGTGCGGGGTATTTATTACGGAAATTCAGAGGCCTTGCAATTAGGTTTTGGCGTGGATGGGCCTTTCTGGGGTCGCCATTACCTGTTTTGGCATCACGGTCAACCTTTAACCTTGATTTATGAAGTCTTTTCGCCATATTTGACAAAATACTTGGGGCCGATGCAGCTAAGTTCTAGAAATGGCAAAATATAA